The DNA sequence GGCCAGCGACATCTTTGCTCTCGGCGTCCTCGGCTACGAAATGCTCACTTTACGCCGTCCCTTCGAAGGGGCCAGCGACACCGAGCTCTCCCGCGCCATCCTCTACGACAGCCCTCCACCCATCTCGGATCTGGTACAGGGCGTGCCGCTCAACGTTTCACGCACCATCCATAAGGCCATGGCGAAGCAGCCCTGGCATCGCTACGCCAGCGCTCGCGAGTTCGGCGAGACTCTCACCAAGGCGCAACGCGGCGAGCCCATTGAGTTCTTTGACTCCTCCAAAGTCCTACCCCGCGTCGAACGCGCCTCGCGTGCCTTTGAACGCGGAGAGTACCAGGTGGCTACCGAGATCCTCAGTGAACTGGAATGCGAAGGGCACATTGAGCAGGAAATCCTGCTGCTGCGCCGTCAGGTGGAGCAAACGCAGCGGCAGTTGACCGTCCGCGGGTTCCTCGACAGTGCCCGCCGCTTCAGCGAAGAGGAGGAGTTTACTCTCGCCCTTCGCAAGGTCCAGGAGGCACTCGACCTCGATCCGGAAAACACCGATGCCCAGGCTCTTCGCAACGAGGTAGAGAAGAAACGGCGTGCGCGCAAGATCGAGGAATGGGCCGCGCTGGCCAAGAAACACCTCGAGAACAATGCCTTCGCCCACGCTCGCGTCGCCCTGCAGAGTCTGCTGGAGCTTCGCCCGAACGAACCCGGCGCCTTGGCCTTGATGGCCGAAATCCAGCGCCGCGAGCAGGAGTTCGAGAAGATCCGCAACGAGAAAGGCCGGCTCGTCGCCAGTGCCCGCGAGGCCTGGCAGCGCGGTGAGGTCACCAGCGCACTGACCAACCTGGAAAAGTGGGTCAGCCTGGATGGGCAGGCCCCGGAGACCGATTCCGAGCGCATGCTCGCCCTGCAGAGCTTCTACAAGCAGGTTCGCGGCGAACATGAGGCGTTGAAGAACTCTTACGACAAGGCGCGCCAACTCCTGGCCGAAGGCGACCATGCCGCATCCCTGGCAATCTGCAACCAGTACCTCGCCAAATACCCTGGGCACGCCCTGTTCCAGGCCCTGAAGTTCGATGTGGAAGACCGGCAGCGCCAGAACCTCTCTTCGTACATCGCGGAGACCGACCGCCGGGTCGAAAACGAACCCGATCTCGACCGCCGCGTGGCACTCCTGGAGGAGGCTCTCCGCCAGCACCCGGGCGAAAGTCACTTCGAGCGGGCTCTCAAGCTCATGCGGGACAAGCGCGACCTGGTGTCGAGTGTCGCCTCCCGCGCGCGCCTCCACGAAGACGAGGGCCGCTTCAATGAAGCGCTGGACCAATGGGAAGTGCTGCGTGCCATCCACGCTTCCTTTCCTGGTCTCGAATATGAGATAGAACGAGTAGTCAAACGCCGCGACTCACAAGCCCTCTCAGATGCTCGCTCAGGCTGGATCAGTCAGATCGACCAGCACATCGAAAGCCGCGACTTCGCCAAGGCGGCGGCCTCGGCCTCACAAGCGCTAGCCGAATTTCCGGGCGACCAGGAGTTGATTGAGCTCCGCAAAATGGCAGGCGAGAAGCAGGCCCAGACGGGCCTCGCCATCACACTTCTGGAACAAAGCCGTGCGGCCGGTGCCGAAGGGAAGCCGGCGGAGGCTCTCGATCTTCTGCGCAAGGCGTACCAGGCCGATCCGGACAATCACATGATTCGCGGGGCCCTGGTCACTGGGCTTGCCCTTCGTGCCAAGAACATAGCCGAGACGGACCCGGCTGCCGCGGACGAACTCGTCGGCCAGATTCTGAGCATCGATCCCAGTCATACTATCGGTCTGAACTTGAAGGCCCTGCGGGCCGACAAAAAGAAGGAAGAGTTCATCGGCTGGTGTACCGCCCAGGCGCGCAAACTGCAGGCGGCCGGCGACATCGATGGCGCTATCGTCATTGTGCAGGAGGGTCTCTCCAAATACCCTAACGACGCACGCCTGAACCAGCTCTACAACACACTCGACCGCAACCAGAGCGGCATGCGCAAGGCCCCGGTGCCACCCGCCGTCCCTCCGCCGCCAACGCCAGCGTCAGGCCCCGCACTCCCACCCCCTCGCCCGGCCGCCGCGGCGAATGTGACCGGGGCTCCACTTTCCGGACCGGCCGGCACTGTTCCAGCACCGCCCGTTGTCCCGGCGCCGCCGCATGTGCCGCCTGTGCCACCAGCGCCATCGGTAAGGGTCCCATTGCCGCCCCCGATAACGGGGCAGACGGAACGTCCCCAGAGTGTGCGGGGTGCCGCTCCTCCTCTTACTTCCATGGCCGGCCCGGTCGAGCCGCCGCAGCTTCAATCCCAAACGCCTCCGCCACCTCCAGCCAAACAGTCGTCCCTGGCCACCTTGGTCAACAGTTCCAAGGCGATACGTTACGGTCTCGTGGGCGCCGCGGCCCTCATGGTCATTGCCAGCGTGGTCGCGATCGTCAAGAAATCCCAACCACCGGGGGCCGTCGTCGTCAAAGTCGAAGTCCGGACAACGCCGCAGGGTGCCAAGGTCTCCATCGGCGATCAGGAGCGCGGCGTCTCCAATCTGAGTCTGGAACTCCAGCCGGGAGAATACCGTGCCGCGGCGGAGTTGGAGGGCTTTCAGCCAACATTCAGTACGTTCACCGTCAAGCCGGGTGCTCCAGTGGTTGTGGACCTCACCCTGCTGCCTTGGAGGCCGGCTGTTCATGTGATCAGTGAGGCGGAGGTGACCCAGGCAACGCTATCCGGCCAGCCCATGAATCCCGGCGCCCCGGGGGAGTATGCACTTGATTCACTGGCGGAGGGCTCCTATCAGCTCCGCATCGTGTCCTCCAAAGGGGAAGTCAGCGCGGGTCTGCAGCTTTCTCCCAGAGCAGTAGCGACTCTCGCTGGCCCCATGCAGGTCAAAGATCTAGGGTTGATGCTCGTCAGTCAGTATCTTGACCGCGTGGTGATCTATTACAACGACCCCACCAGTACGGTCAGCCTGGATGGCCAGCCGGCTCAGCCGCTTCCCGTCGATGGCCTCTCTCTGACCGGGATCAAGGCCGGCGCGCATACGGTCAATGTCCAGGTGGGAACCACCACCCGGACTCTCACGTTCACAACGGCGCAAACTCCCATTGTCCAAGCATTTGTGCTTGGCAAGACCGAGGCAGGCATGGGGACGATTCTGGTGAAGGCGGGAGAAGACAACGCCACCGTGACTATAAACGGCTATCCCCACTACCTCAAGACACGCCAGGGCCAGGTGAGGCTGGTGAGCCTAAAGCCGGGTCAGTACAAGATCGCCCTCAATAAAGATGGATTTGAGGTGCCGACTCCCCAGAATGTGGAGGTCAAGCCCGGCCAGGAAGCGGTCATCGAATTCAAAATGAAGCAGATCGCCCAATTGGCCACCGTCATGGTCCAGGGGGCCCCGGGTGCTCAGCTTTTCATTGACGGCCAGGCGGCGGGCTCCCTTGGGCCCGACGGTACATTTTCCGTGGATGTCTCCCCAGGCAACCACAGCTTTGAGCTGCACCGGGGTGCGGCGAAGTCCAAGCCCGTCGCCAGGGATTTCCGGCCGGGCGAGACCACCCAGGTATCCCTTGACTCACCTCAGCAGGCCAACGGGGCGGTTCGTTTCGATTTCACGCCGGCTGACGCGGTCCTCACCATCCGCCGGTCCACCGAGCCGGAGTCCCAGGCTAAGCCCGTCACCCAGAATCCGTTGTCTCTGCCGGAGGGAGCCTATATAGTTTCCGCCACTGCGCCGAAGCACATCTCCTCGGTCGTCAACCTGATGATTCAAAGTGGTGTCAGCCAGACTCTCAGCGTGAATCTTCGCTCCCTGGAAGACCGGTCGAAAAAGGCCTCCGACACACATGGGCTGGGTGACTTTGATGATCCCAACGGCTGGTCGAACGAAGGCGACTGGAACGTCCGGAAGGGCGGCAAGTACGTCAGCTACCGGCTGCCCAACACCGCTGGCGTCTTCCACTATCAGATCCAGCTTCGTAAAGGAAAGCGGCTGCAGTGGTTCCTGCACTACGTCGACAGTCGCAACCACGTCCTCTATCGCCTCGACCGGTCCAGCTTCTCCCGGGTTCTTGTCGCAAATGGAAAATCTACTGACCAGTCGAGAATCGAGCATCACCTCAGCAATCCCAATATCTTCGAGGTGCGGATCACGGTAGATGCCGACCGTATCGTGCACGAATTGAAGAATGGGGATCGATGGGTGGTCGTGGATTCCTACGCCGAGAAGGGCGTGGACTTGGCCGCTGGCAAGTTCGGTTTCCTGATTCCGGAGAGTATGATCCCGGGTAGCGACGAATACGGCGTCAAGGGCTTCAGTTTCGTATCAAAGACCCGCTGACAGCCCTTCAGTCTGTTCCGCAGGCGGTAGGGAAGACCCAGCAGAGTAGCCTTCGCGCAACCGGCAGCACGCATCCGGGCTTGTTGCCCTTTCCGCCGCCTGCTGCCTCAACGATTCTCGCTCCACCATCTTTCATCCGATTCAATAGCTTGCGGCCCGCGTCATCCACTTCCGTTAGGCCGCCCACGTCCACTACCAATTCCTTGCGGCCGAGTATCGAAAGAGCGGTCTGCCAACTACACTCCAACTCGCGTGCCGATTGAGCGTCCAACGGCCCGCTGAGCTGGAAACGGAACTGGGCCCGCTCATCATGCTGGTATATCGTCAACGCTTCCATTTCTCATATATGTAGACGCGTTCACCGGTGCCTGAGTTGCAGTTCCCGGCATCCTTATTTGCTGGAATTGAGACACGGCCCGGCTCGGCGCTAGTCAACCGGAGTGTCGAAGCTCTCGGTCTCACGTTCAACTTGAGGCGGCACCGGCCTCTGCCGCTTCTTCCATTGGGCGCTGATTCCTTGATACGCCACGTAGTACAGATTCCCTCGGATGATCGCGTGGCGATTCTCCAGGATGAACCGCCGCAGCAGGCGAGCCGAGGGACTGATCCTCTCGGGAGGAATCTGGGAGACCACTCTGAAGTCGACCGTCGGCGTACAGGTTTTCAGCTGTACGACCGACATCCGTCCATCGGTGGAAATTCGGCCGTAGGGCTCGTCCGAGAAGTCGGGCCTGTCCACCAGGTTCTCGCTCTCGACACAACCTGCGAATTTCAGGTCCTCCACAACTTTGCGGCGCTCCTTGTCGATATACGGATCGGTGCGATGAGTGTAGGACATGCCTCCGGCGCGTACCTGGATGCCCGTGTCGTGTGTCGCGGCGGCTACCCACACCTCACGCCCGTCGACCAGATCGGGCTGTTTCCACACCCGAATATGGTGGCGCTTCGCAATCGTGTTCAACGAACGCTGAAAGACGAGGTCAGGCGGCCGCCCTTCCAGTTGCAGCAGCGACACCGGCGCCGTCAGATAGGCATCCTGCGTGGTCATCGCCCGGTAGGCCCGCAGAATGCTCTGTGGCGCCATCGTGTCGGCGGTGTGCCATCCCGCCTGGTCAAAGGCCTGTTCGACATCGTCCTTCGATCCAATAAACAGAATGTTCGTGATGTCGGCGGTCTTGTCGCCATTGCCGCGCGTCGTCAACAACGGCTGGGCGGCGGCGAGCGGCACGAACTCGGAGGTTTCTGGCCGGCGTTCTTCCTGCTGAGCTCCCCCAAACGGCTGCAGACGGCTGCGAATGCTGAGAATCAGATCCGAGCCCGCCGGGAGATGAATCTCCGGCTCGGGGAACCGAACCGCCAACATCCTCAGGCCGGCGATAGCCGGCGCCATGGCGGGATGGAAATTCGATTGCAGCCAAGTGAAGTGAGCAATCCCCGAGAAGCCGATGGAAGCCCGCCCAAACATCGACAGATCCGGCCGGCGCCACATGCCCAACAGGAATCCGGGTGGACCGCTGGTGGCGAGAATCCCCTTGATGCGTCCATTCGTCAACACTTGTTCGCGAGCGTTGTCGATCTCAGTGAGCTGTGCGCTGAACGGCTGCTGAGTTCCGCCCGGAGGCCGCCATCCATAAAACTCCAACTGCATCGTGGCTCGCTCGTGAATGAACCCGCGCCCCACCTTCCTCTTCTTCGTCACCCGCCCATAAACAATGCTGTTCCGTGGCACCAATACCTGACCGCGCGATTCCATCGGGGCCACGACGATCGCCTGGAATTCGTCTCCAGGCCGGGACGAAAAGCTCGACAGGGGGCTCAACAGACGCACGGTCACCGTCGTCTCTGAGTTGGCGGGCAAGCTGTTAAGTGCCCCAGCCTTCACCCATTCCGGTGCCAGCACGAGCATCCAAATCAGAATGGCGGATGTCCTGAAGGCAGCAAGCGTGAGAAAACTAATCACGGCAGATTCTCCGGCTGATCCCCAAAGCGGTGAAACTGATAACGATGCTGGCCGCACCGTCAACTGCGTAGTGATAGCGGCCGTACACGGTCGCGACGGTGATTAGCAGGGCCATTATCAGGAGGACCCGGCTTACCCACGGTCTCTCAGGTAGCGCGTAGCGCATCCCCAGCGCACAGGAAAACGCCGTGGAGACGTGTCCGCTGGGAAAAACTCCAGTGCGGATGTCGCCCCACGACAACACCCACAGGTTGAACCTTCGGAAGACCGTGTCTATCGTCGGAAGATCCAGGCCTGGGAACTCCAGTCGTGGAGACGCCGACGGTGCGAGCGGCAAAAGCGCGTACACCAGGAGAGTACTTAGTAAGTACGGCAATAGCAACCGGTCCACCATTCTCCGGCGGCGATAGATGTAGAGAGCGGCGATCGAAAGCGGTGGGATGGTATACAGCAGCGAGTATGCCAACTCCAGGATGGACGGGATCAGCCGCCCTTGGCTTTCAATGACGGCCCGCATGGACCAGGCGTCCAGCAGCACCCGGTCCCACTCGTTCCACCGTATCTCCAGGGCCCTCATGGTGTGCGTCGAGGCGAACCAGTCCATCTGCCAGTAGGCCAGCAGCACCAGGGGCGCCGGCGCCCAATCGCGCGCAATTTCGACGGCCCTGCGCGGACTGGCATCGGCCGCCCAGGCTAGGGCCACGAGAATCGCGGGCGCGGCAAACGCGGCGAGGAGTCGCGTTGGGGGCATGCCATGCAGAGAGGAAAGAACAGCAGTGTAAAGGAAGAAGAGGATCAGGACCCACTCGGA is a window from the uncultured Paludibaculum sp. genome containing:
- a CDS encoding protein kinase; translation: MHPPLSGRSRYELREVLGRGGMGVVYKAYDTLMHREVALKTILDVQSKAALELFYREWGLQASITHPNIAEIYDIGEMQHEGAVLPYFVMPLLPGATLSDLIRASSARLTIDRALGILIQVCRGLQAAHDHGLIHRDLKPSNVFVLDDDSVRIFDFGIAHVESSAQTSVRGTLAYMAPELLQMKPASVASDIFALGVLGYEMLTLRRPFEGASDTELSRAILYDSPPPISDLVQGVPLNVSRTIHKAMAKQPWHRYASAREFGETLTKAQRGEPIEFFDSSKVLPRVERASRAFERGEYQVATEILSELECEGHIEQEILLLRRQVEQTQRQLTVRGFLDSARRFSEEEEFTLALRKVQEALDLDPENTDAQALRNEVEKKRRARKIEEWAALAKKHLENNAFAHARVALQSLLELRPNEPGALALMAEIQRREQEFEKIRNEKGRLVASAREAWQRGEVTSALTNLEKWVSLDGQAPETDSERMLALQSFYKQVRGEHEALKNSYDKARQLLAEGDHAASLAICNQYLAKYPGHALFQALKFDVEDRQRQNLSSYIAETDRRVENEPDLDRRVALLEEALRQHPGESHFERALKLMRDKRDLVSSVASRARLHEDEGRFNEALDQWEVLRAIHASFPGLEYEIERVVKRRDSQALSDARSGWISQIDQHIESRDFAKAAASASQALAEFPGDQELIELRKMAGEKQAQTGLAITLLEQSRAAGAEGKPAEALDLLRKAYQADPDNHMIRGALVTGLALRAKNIAETDPAAADELVGQILSIDPSHTIGLNLKALRADKKKEEFIGWCTAQARKLQAAGDIDGAIVIVQEGLSKYPNDARLNQLYNTLDRNQSGMRKAPVPPAVPPPPTPASGPALPPPRPAAAANVTGAPLSGPAGTVPAPPVVPAPPHVPPVPPAPSVRVPLPPPITGQTERPQSVRGAAPPLTSMAGPVEPPQLQSQTPPPPPAKQSSLATLVNSSKAIRYGLVGAAALMVIASVVAIVKKSQPPGAVVVKVEVRTTPQGAKVSIGDQERGVSNLSLELQPGEYRAAAELEGFQPTFSTFTVKPGAPVVVDLTLLPWRPAVHVISEAEVTQATLSGQPMNPGAPGEYALDSLAEGSYQLRIVSSKGEVSAGLQLSPRAVATLAGPMQVKDLGLMLVSQYLDRVVIYYNDPTSTVSLDGQPAQPLPVDGLSLTGIKAGAHTVNVQVGTTTRTLTFTTAQTPIVQAFVLGKTEAGMGTILVKAGEDNATVTINGYPHYLKTRQGQVRLVSLKPGQYKIALNKDGFEVPTPQNVEVKPGQEAVIEFKMKQIAQLATVMVQGAPGAQLFIDGQAAGSLGPDGTFSVDVSPGNHSFELHRGAAKSKPVARDFRPGETTQVSLDSPQQANGAVRFDFTPADAVLTIRRSTEPESQAKPVTQNPLSLPEGAYIVSATAPKHISSVVNLMIQSGVSQTLSVNLRSLEDRSKKASDTHGLGDFDDPNGWSNEGDWNVRKGGKYVSYRLPNTAGVFHYQIQLRKGKRLQWFLHYVDSRNHVLYRLDRSSFSRVLVANGKSTDQSRIEHHLSNPNIFEVRITVDADRIVHELKNGDRWVVVDSYAEKGVDLAAGKFGFLIPESMIPGSDEYGVKGFSFVSKTR
- a CDS encoding phosphatase PAP2 family protein — its product is MQPEIRINEGGPGTLTESGTTNAAPNVWSTQLASIRPSEWVLILFFLYTAVLSSLHGMPPTRLLAAFAAPAILVALAWAADASPRRAVEIARDWAPAPLVLLAYWQMDWFASTHTMRALEIRWNEWDRVLLDAWSMRAVIESQGRLIPSILELAYSLLYTIPPLSIAALYIYRRRRMVDRLLLPYLLSTLLVYALLPLAPSASPRLEFPGLDLPTIDTVFRRFNLWVLSWGDIRTGVFPSGHVSTAFSCALGMRYALPERPWVSRVLLIMALLITVATVYGRYHYAVDGAASIVISFTALGISRRICRD
- a CDS encoding LssY C-terminal domain-containing protein, whose translation is MISFLTLAAFRTSAILIWMLVLAPEWVKAGALNSLPANSETTVTVRLLSPLSSFSSRPGDEFQAIVVAPMESRGQVLVPRNSIVYGRVTKKRKVGRGFIHERATMQLEFYGWRPPGGTQQPFSAQLTEIDNAREQVLTNGRIKGILATSGPPGFLLGMWRRPDLSMFGRASIGFSGIAHFTWLQSNFHPAMAPAIAGLRMLAVRFPEPEIHLPAGSDLILSIRSRLQPFGGAQQEERRPETSEFVPLAAAQPLLTTRGNGDKTADITNILFIGSKDDVEQAFDQAGWHTADTMAPQSILRAYRAMTTQDAYLTAPVSLLQLEGRPPDLVFQRSLNTIAKRHHIRVWKQPDLVDGREVWVAAATHDTGIQVRAGGMSYTHRTDPYIDKERRKVVEDLKFAGCVESENLVDRPDFSDEPYGRISTDGRMSVVQLKTCTPTVDFRVVSQIPPERISPSARLLRRFILENRHAIIRGNLYYVAYQGISAQWKKRQRPVPPQVERETESFDTPVD